The following proteins come from a genomic window of Triticum aestivum cultivar Chinese Spring chromosome 6A, IWGSC CS RefSeq v2.1, whole genome shotgun sequence:
- the LOC123128807 gene encoding uncharacterized protein, giving the protein MEPGHVQEASRQPATEPGHSQQASPQPAMGPGHVQPGPPPPAMDPGHVQPRPPPPAMDLDDIQPGPPQRWEYSLRKYLLLLATLVVTVTYAAGFNPPGGIWQEAHDGQPAGDPIIRYTYYHRYLAFFYCNATAFAASLVVIVLILILAIRHDKDEKDTLWVVVPLRVFMMLDLLSLMGAYGAGTCQNKVSTIYYAVLVAGVLLYVAVLKLADRCWKMPATNLDSGTGGIVASVSDSDLEVEAKEKQAREKKAEERLCKVLMLLAIFAVSITYVAGLNTPGGFWDSTGGSHHLGDAILKDHHIIRLTVFLFCNTMAFVASLFITMLLIIDGKNLHKKKARSRMLYGCIVVALVGLVSAYATGSCRETDTTVYVVSLVGAVVAYILLHRFCSSASKLFSSCFSPAQQHDENEDNASAREALDKARSLVLLLATLAAAITYAAGLDPPGGLWQDNSNGHMAGDPILLTINIARYRVFYYCNSVAFVASLVAIVLVQKEKLVKHHALEAAMILVLFGLIGAYAAGSCRDVNKSIYAMALAGAVLIYVVIHIVFFTLDDKDKKDNAKEDLLLEKRRKRLLLFAILAATITYQAGLTPPGGFLLQDDKLGRHHAGDPVLLDNYPRRYNAFFYCNSISFMLSIALIILLVNPNLYRPAIRSNALSVCTAVGLLCLMGAYAAGSTQHLKTSIYIIVLAVVVLLVAAGLLLVFLLKRHGNSKKSPPSAAIKQKGEKGERKKHARRKYLMLLGILVASVAYQAGLKPPGGTWQSGDSGYEAGNPVMHDNRRPRYLIFFYSNSISFVASIVVIIMLLPQWLRKEQQGEWEKWSLRVMNWTIRLDLFALLGAYAAGSNRGWKTSMYVVALIIVVLGYFVIHMKISTCLERRRKKRDAEAAMGII; this is encoded by the exons ATGGAGCCGGGCCACGTCCAGGAAGCATCTCGGCAGCCGGCAACAGAGCCCGGCCACTCCCAGCAAGCTTCTCCGCAGCCGGCAATGGGTCCCGGCCACGTCCAGCCTGGGCCCCCGCCGCCGGCAATGGATCCCGGCCACGTCCAGCCTCGGCCCCCGCCGCCGGCAATGGATCTGGACGACATCCAGCCTGGGCCCCCGCAGCGATGGGAGTACAGCCTGCGCAAGTACCTCCTGCTGCTGGCCACCCTGGTGGTCACCGTCACGTACGCGGCCGGCTTCAACCCGCCGGGAGGCATCTGGCAGGAGGCGCACGACGGCCAGCCagccggcgaccccatcatccgctaCACCTACTACCACCGCTACCTCGCCTTCTTCTACTGCAACGCCACCGCCTTCGCCGcctcgctcgtggtcatcgtcctcatcctcatcctcgccATCCGGCACGACAAGGACGAGAAGGATACCCTCTGGGTCGTCGTGCCCCTGCGGGTCTTCATGATGCTGGACCTCCTCAGCCTCATGGGCGCGTACGGCGCCGGCACCTGCCAGAACAAGGTCTCCACCATCTACTACGCCGTGCTGGTGGCCGGCGTCTTGCTCTACGTCGCCGTTCTCAAGTTGGCGGACAGGTGCTGGAAGATGCCGGCCACCAATCTCGACTCCGGTACCGGCGGGATTGTCGCCTCCGTCTCCGACTCTGACCTCGAGGTGGAGGCCAAAGAAAAACAGGCCCGGGAGAAGAAAGCCGAAGAAAGGCTCTGCAAGGTCCTGATGCTTCTCGCGATTTTCGCCGTGAGCATCACGTACGTCGCCGGGCTGAACACGCCGGGCGGCTTCTGGGACAGCACCGGGGGCAGCCACCACCTGGGCGACGCGATTCTCAAGGACCACCACATCATACGCCTGACGGTGTTCTTATTCTGCAACACCATGGCGTTCGTGGCGTCCCTCTTCATCACCATGCTGCTCATCATCGACGGCAAGAATCTCCACAAGAAGAAGGCCCGGTCTCGCATGCTCTACGGGTGCATCGTCGTCGCGCTGGTCGGCCTCGTCAGCGCATACGCCACAGGCAGCTGCAGGGAGACCGACACCACCGTCTACGTGGTCTCCCTGGTTGGCGCCGTTGTGGCATACATCCTCCTCCATCGCTTCTGCAGTTCAGCATCAAAATTATTTTCTAGTTGTTTCAGTCCAGCCCAACAACATGATGAAAATGAGGATAATGCCAG TGCTAGGGAGGCTCTGGACAAGGCTCGTTCTCTTGTTCTACTGCTGGCCACTCTTGCCGCCGCCATCACCTACGCAGCCGGGTTGGACCCGCCGGGTGGTCTTTGGCAGGATAACAGCAACGGGCACATGGCCGGCGACCCGATTCTCCTCACAATAAACATTGCAAGGTACAGGGTCTTCTACTACTGCAACTCGGTTGCGTTTGTGGCCTCCTTGGTGGCCATCGTCCTTGTCCAGAAGGAGAAGCTGGTCAAGCACCACGCGCTGGAGGCAGCCATGATACTCGTCCTGTTTGGCCTCATCGGTGCGTATGCCGCTGGGAGCTGTCGGGACGTGAATAAATCCATTTACGCCATGGCTTTAGCAGGCGCTGTCCTGATCTATGTGGTGATCCATATTGTCTTCTTCACGCTGGACGACAAGGACAAGAAAGACAATGCTAAAGAAGATCTGTTGCTGGAGAAGAGGCGCAAACGGTTGCTCCTCTTCGCAATCTTGGCAGCGACCATCACATACCAAGCCGGCCTCACCCCTCCCGGCGGCTTCCTGCTCCAGGACGACAAGCTCGGGCGGCACCATGCCGGCGACCCTGTCCTCTTGGACAACTACCCACGCCGCTACAATGCCTTCTTCTACTGCAACTCCATAAGCTTCATGTTGTCCATCGCCCTCATCATCCTCCTGGTGAACCCCAATCTGTACAGGCCAGCCATACGAAGCAATGCGCTATCTGTTTGTACAGCGGTGGGCTTGCTTTGTTTGATGGGAGCCTACGCCGCCGGAAGCACGCAACACCTCAAGACATCCATCTACATCATTGTGTTGGCAGTCGTGGTCCTCCTCGTTGCAGCCGGACTGCTGCTAGTATTTTTGCTGAAGAGACATGGCAATTCCAAAAAAAGTCCGCCCTCCGCAGCCATTAAACAGAAGGGTGAAAAGGGAGAAAGGAAGAAGCATGCAAGGCGCAAGTACCTAATGCTGCTAGGCATCTTGGTGGCGAGCGTAGCCTACCAGGCCGGCCTGAAACCGCCGGGCGGAACATGGCAGAGCGGCGACAGCGGGTACGAGGCAGGCAATCCGGTGATGCACGACAACAGGAGGCCCCGGTACCTCATCTTCTTCTACAGCAACTCCATCTCCTTTGTGGCTTCCATCGTTGTCATCATCATGTTGCTGCCGCAATGGCTGCGAAAGGAGCAGCAAGGAGAATGGGAGAAATGGTCGCTGAGGGTGATGAACTGGACAATCAGACTGGATTTATTTGCTCTCCTAGGGGCCTATGCAGCCGGGTCCAACAGGGGGTGGAAGACGTCCATGTATGTCGTCGCGCTCATCATTGTCGTGCTGGGATACTTTGTAATCCACATGAAGATTTCAACATGTCTTGAACGTCGCCGTAAGAAGCGCGATGCCGAAGCCGCCATGGGAATCATATGA
- the LOC123129775 gene encoding uncharacterized protein: MECDVPAVELQPALPAVPMDQPGQPEAASLQPAMAPVQPWEYNLRKYLLLLATLVVTVTYTEGFNPPGGVWQAAHDGQPAGDPIIRYTHYHRYLAFLYCNAAAFAASLVVIVLILILAIRHDKKGKDSQWVVVPLRLVMVLDLLSLMGAYGAGTCRDKISIFYFAVLVAIVFLYILVLKLMDCWDKNSDSSAGMIPAPVAGSVDGLPVNTGSDSSGTTPIPNPDSGTGMSPGPVTSCNGGMPVSNDNTGSGDMMPTPNPDSGTDTIPAPIFGSDPATVEERFRDRKVLKKLKAEERLRKVLMLLATFAVSITYVAGLSTPGGFWDSTGGSHRPGDAILKDQHNPRLTVFLLCNTTAFVVSLLITMLLIIDGKKLRKKKTTRSRMLCGCIVVALVGLVGAYIAGSCREIDTTAYVASLVGAVLAIAHIILLYGIYTSTQQTEEIQQTDDNVSTIQCSGKEVLDKARSLVLLLATLAAAITYTAGLKPPGGLWQDNTNGHMAGDPILLTTNASRYKAFFYCNSVAFVASLVAIVLVQMEILVKHHVLEAAMILDLFGLIGAYAAGSCRDANNSIYVIALAGLVLVYVVIHVIFFTLDHEDKHHGDQVNQLLEKRRKRLLLFAILAATITYQAGLTPPGGFLLQDDKLGHQAGDPVLLYNFPRRYKAFFYCNSVSFMLSISLILLLVNPNLYRPAIRSNALSVCTAVGLFCLMVAYAAGSTQHLKTSIYIFVLVGAVLFVAAGLLLVFALREQNNSDNSAAAAPSISHEQEEEEEERKKEEERKKHARRKYLMLLGILVASVAYQAGLEPPGGAWQSSGNGYEAGDPVMHDIRRPRYLVFFYSNSFSFVASIVVIMMLLPHWLPNRKKEEWEKWSLRVMNWTILLDLVTLLVAYAAGSSRGWKTSVYVSMLILAVLGYFAIHMTLSCSVCNASPCSSATTVVLNYVLCTPTENIGATRELLQSDIDPSNNLLSLHPTS; encoded by the exons ATGGAGTGTGATGTCCCTGCCGTGGAGCTGCAGCCGGCACTCCCGGCAGTGCCAATGGATCAGCCCGGCCAGCCAGAGGCAGCATCTCTGCAGCCGGCAATGGCGCCGGTGCAGCCTTGGGAGTACAACCTGCGGAAGTACCTCCTGCTGCTGGCGACCCTGGTGGTGACCGTCACTTACACCGAGGGGTTCAACCCGCCGGGAGGCGTCTGGCAGGCCGCCCACGACGGCCAGCCcgccggcgaccccatcatccgctaCACCCACTACCACCGCTACCTCGCCTTCCTCTACTGCaacgccgccgccttcgccgcgtcgctcgtggtcatcgtcctcatcctcatcctcgccATCCGGCACGACAAGAAGGGGAAGGACAGCCAATGGGTTGTCGTGCCCCTGCGGCTAGTCATGGTGCTGGACCTGCTCAGCCTCATGGGCGCGTACGGTGCCGGTACCTGCCGCGACAAGATTTCAATCTTCTACTTCGCGGTGCTTGTGGCTATCGTCTTCCTTTACATCCTCGTTCTCAAGTTGATGGACTGCTGGGACAAGAACTCTGATTCCAGTGCTGGCATGATTCCTGCCCCCGTCGCCGGCTCCGTAGACGGGTTGCCCGTCAACACGGGCTCCGACTCCAGTGGCACGACGCCCATTCCCAATCCTGACTCCGGCACCGGCATGAGTCCCGGCCCCGTCACCAGCTGCAATGGCGGGATGCCCGTCTCCAACGACAACACCGGCTCCGGCGACATGATGCCCACTCCCAATCCCGACTCCGGCACCGACACGATTCCCGCTCCCATCTTCGGCTCTGACCCGGCCACTGTTGAAGAACGGTTCCGCGACCGCAAGGTCCTGAAGAAGCTGAAAGCCGAAGAACGGCTCCGCAAGGTCCTGATGCTTCTGGCTACATTTGCGGTGAGCATCACGTACGTCGCCGGGCTGAGCACGCCGGGCGGCTTCTGGGACAGCACTGGGGGAAGCCACCGCCCAGGCGACGCCATCCTCAAGGACCAGCACAACCCACGCCTGACGGTGTTCTTGCTCTGCAACACCACAGCATTCGTGGTGTCCCTTCTCATCACCATGCTGCTCATCATCGATGGCAAGAAGCTCCGCAAGAAGAAGACGACTCGGTCCCGCATGCTCTGTGGGTGCATTGTGGTCGCCCTGGTCGGCCTCGTCGGCGCATACATCGCCGGCAGCTGCAGGGAGATCGATACCACCGCCTACGTGGCCAGCTTGGTCGGCGCCGTTCTGGCAATAGCACACATCATCCTACTCTATGGTATCTACACTTCAACgcaacagactgaagaaattcagCAGACTGATGATAATGTCAG TACAATACAGTGCAGTGGCAAGGAGGTGCTGGACAAGGCTCGCTCTCTTGTTCTACTGCTTGCCACTCTTGCCGCTGCCATCACCTACACAGCGGGGTTGAAGCCACCGGGAGGGCTTTGGCAGGACAACACCAACGGGCACATGGCCGGTGACCCCATCCTTCTCACAACCAATGCTAGCCGATACAAGGCCTTCTTCTACTGCAACTCGGTTGCCTTTGTGGCCTCCTTGGTGGCCATTGTCCTAGTCCAGATGGAAATTCTGGTCAAGCACCACGTGCTGGAGGCAGCCATGATACTCGACCTGTTTGGCCTCATTGGTGCATATGCCGCCGGGAGCTGCCGGGACGCGAACAACTCCATTTACGTCATCGCTTTGGCAGGCCTCGTCCTGGTCTATGTGGTGATCCATGTTATCTTCTTCACGCTGGACCACGAGGACAAACACCACGGCGACCAGGTAAATCAGTTGCTGGAGAAGAGGCGCAAACGGTTGCTCCTCTTCGCGATCTTGGCTGCGACCATTACCTACCAAGCCGGCCTCACCCCTCCTGGTGGCTTCCTGCTCCAGGATGACAAGCTCGGGCACCAGGCTGGCGACCCGGTCCTCTTGTACAACTTCCCGCGTCGCTACAAGGCATTCTTCTACTGCAACTCGGTGAGCTTCATGCTTTCCATCTCCCTCATCCTCCTCCTGGTGAACCCCAATCTATACAGGCCAGCCATACGAAGCAATGCGCTATCTGTTTGTACGGCGGTGGGCTTGTTTTGTTTGATGGTGGCCTACGCCGCTGGAAGCACCCAACACCTCAAGACATCCATCTACATCTTTGTGTTGGTCGGTGCGGTCCTCTTCGTTGCAGCTGGACTGCTGCTAGTATTTGCGCTGAGGGAGCAAAATAATAGTGACAATTCAGCAGCTGCCGCCCCATCCATATCCCATgaacaggaggaggaagaagaagaaaggaagaaggaggaagaaaggaagaagCACGCGAGGCGCAAGTACCTGATGCTGCTAGGAATCTTGGTGGCGAGCGTTGCCTACCAGGCCGGCCTGGAACCGCCCGGCGGAGCATGGCAGAGCAGTGGCAATGGATATGAGGCGGGCGATCCGGTGATGCATGATATCAGGAGGCCTCGGTACCTCGTCTTCTTCtacagcaactccttttccttcgTGGCTTCCATTGTTGTCATCATGATGTTACTGCCGCACTGGCTGCCAAACAGGAAGAAAGAAGAATGGGAGAAATGGTCGTTGAGGGTGATGAACTGGACGATCCTGCTGGATTTGGTCACTCTCCTAGTGGCCTATGCAGCCGGCTCCAGCAGGGGTTGGAAGACGTCTGTGTATGTCAGTATGCTCATACTTGCCGTTCTGGGCTACTTTGCAATCCATATGACGCTGTCA TGCTCCGTTTgcaatgcttccccgtgttcctctGCGACCACTGTTGTGCTTAATTATGTTCTCTGTACCCCCACGGAGAACATCGGTGCG ACGCGCGAGCTCCTGCAGTCGGACATTGATCCCTCCAACAACCTGCTTTCACTGCATCCCACGTCTTAA